A region of Polyodon spathula isolate WHYD16114869_AA chromosome 4, ASM1765450v1, whole genome shotgun sequence DNA encodes the following proteins:
- the LOC121314097 gene encoding zinc finger E-box-binding homeobox 1-like isoform X3: protein MATCAVTSYNNVVEANSDSDDEDKLHIVEEESVTDAADCENNVADDDLPSNHAVLPENGQGEEEEEEEEEAWEEETKGEDTLGPEAQPGDVGFKVDDACDSEAEDEQNNDRIVEEMLQQGDTAVIYPEAPEESQRQGTPEASGHDENGTPDAFSQLLTCPYCDRGYKRYTSLKEHIKYRHEKNEDNFSCSLCSYTFAYRTQLERHMTAHKSGRDQRHVVQSGGNRKFKCTECGKAFKYKHHLKEHLRIHSGEKPYECPNCKKRFSHSGSYSSHISSKKCISVMPVNGRPRPAGKTSHCPSPSLSSSPSTPARTQLREKGDNSKPLQEQLPANQIKVEPVDYEYKPIVVTSGISCATPLQNGAFNGGTPLQTTTSSQGVVQAVVLPAVGLVSPISINLSDIQNVLKVAVDGNIIRQVLESAHANAAKEQGGVQPGGHSLISAFSLPLVDQDGTTKIIINYSLEQQPSQVQILPQSLKKENPSPVEIFKTEKLPEDLTVKPGKSKIPKTENSSSTCLLCDGCPGGLDALQEIKHCNLKSEGGVLTSQVNGENAEKTDSTVSSPTAEGSLSLGQPPLKNLLSLLKAYYALNAQPTTEELSKISDSVSLPLDVVKKWFEKMQTGQIHVGATSPSEHEDISSESGETQNSLDPAGDVPDSTTTAESPLQLTKTQVILITPSSMKTNSSRTNTPSPSPLNLSSTGSVLVKTEEDTEEGAQAEPLDLSLPKQPREEMEQATSTSVYQNSVYSVQEEPLNLTCTKKEQPQSDSINTSPNPVYVCPPSANPINIAIPTVTTQLPAIVAITDQGSVPCLRALGTNQQTILIPQVTYTYSTLDTSPAVPEAQQKTVQANGSQEERQETSSEGVSTVEDQNDSDSTPPRKKMRKTEHGMYACDLCDKIFQKSSSLLRHKYEHTGKRPHECGICNKAFKHKHHLIEHMRLHSGEKPYQCDKCGKRFSHSGSYSQHMNHRYSYCKREAEEREGLELNEEEEEGEGPGAAGEILPGEQLSGSRAASPPSLLDSDDRESSTRGEEEEEEEEETEEEEEEETETKEETETKEDIEMKEEGEDMQVGEKEHGDSGEHQEEKGEEMETEEGAGEKEMGTYENPSEIPGVNREDSEEHEEENGEEMETEEGAGEKEMGTDEKPSEIPQVNREDSEEEKTPEKIDDDNNKI from the exons TTACCAGCTACAACAACGTGGTGGAAGCGAACTCCGATTCAGATGATGAAGACAAGCTACATATCGTGGAGGAGGAGAGCGTGACAGACGCTGCAGACTGTGAGAACAATGTGGCAGACGATGACTTGCCGAGCAACCATGCAGTATTACCAGAGAACGGgcaaggagaggaggaggaggaggaggaggaggaagcttGGGAGGAAG AAACAAAAGGAGAAGACACCTTGGGGCCTGAAGCTCAGCCAGGGGACGTTGGATTTAAAG TAGACGATGCATGTGACTCGGAAGCTGAAGATGAACAAAACAATGACCGGATCGTAGAGGAAATGCTGCAGCAGGGAGACACTGCTGTCATCTACCCAGAGGCACCTGAGGAGTCACAGAGGCAGGGGACACCCGAAGCCAGCGGCCACGACGAGAACG GGACTCCAGATGCATTTTCACAGCTGCTCACATGTCCGTACTGTGACAGAGGATACAAGCGATACACCTCTCTGAAAGAACACATCAAGTACCGGCACGAGAAGAATGAAGACAACTTCagctgctccctctgcagttacACGTTTGCCTACAGAACACAACTTGAACGTCACATGACGGCACACAAATCTGGGCGGGATCAG CGTCATGTAGTACAGTCTGGGGGTAATCggaagtttaagtgcactgaaTGTGGAAAGGCATTTAAATACAAGCACCACCTAAAGGAGCACTTGCGTATCCACAGTG GGGAGAAGCCCTATGAATGCCCGAACTGCAAGAAGCGTTTTTCCCACTCCGGCTCTTACAGCTCACACATTAGTAGTAAGAAATGCATCAGTGTGATGCCTGTGAACGGACGTCCCCGGCCGGCGGGCAAGACATCTCATTGCCCTTCTCCGTCCCTCTCTTCATCGCCCAGCACCCCTGCCAGAACACAGCTCCGGGAGAAAGGCGACAACAGCAAGCCTTTACAAGAACAGCTTCCCGCCAACCAAATCAAAGTCGAACCTGTGGATTACGAGTACAAACCAATAGTGGTGACCTCTGGAATCAGCTGTGCCACGCCTTTGCAAAACGGGGCTTTCAACGGTGGCACTCCGCTGCAGACCACAACTTCATCCCAGGGTGTGGTGCAAGCTGTGGTCCTGCCAGCTGTTGGGCTGGTCTCCCCTATCAGCATCAACCTAAGCGACATCCAGAATGTTCTCAAAGTAGCCGTAGATGGGAACATTATCCGTCAAGTCCTAGAGAGCGCCCACGCCAATGCAGCCAAAGAACAAGGTGGAGTCCAGCCAGGGGGCCATTCCCTCATCTCAGCATTCAGTCTTCCTTTGGTTGATCAAGATGGAACAACCAAAATCATCATCAACTACAGTTTGGAGCAGCAGCCCAGCCAAGTCCAGATTCTGCCACAGAGCTTGAAGAAGGAGAACCCCAGCCCCGTAGAAATCTTTAAAACTGAGAAGTTACCCGAAGACCTCACTGTTAAGCCTGGGAAAAGCAAAATTCCCAAGActgaaaacagcagcagcacGTGTCTTCTGTGCGATGGCTGTCCTGGTGGTTTGGATGCACTTCAAGAGATTAAGCACTGTAATTTGAAAAGTGAAGGTGGTGTTCTGACTTCTCAGGTTAATGGAGAGAATGCCGAGAAAACAGATTCCACTGTTTCATCCCCCACCGCTGAAGGAAGTCTATCCCTCGGCCAGCCCCCCTTAAAGAACCTCTTGTCACTCCTAAAGGCATATTATGCCTTGAATGCACAGCCTACCACAGAGGAGCTCTCGAAGATTTCCGATTCAGTAAGCTTACCACTAGACGTGGTAAAGAAGTGGTTTGAAAAGATGCAGACTGGGCAGATCCATGTGGGAGCTACCAGTCCGTCTGAACACGAGGACATTTCTTCTGAAAGTGGTGAAACTCAGAATAGTTTAGATCCTGCAGGAGATGTACCGGACAGCACGACAACCGCAGAGAGTCCACTTCAGTTGACTAAAACCCAAGTTATTTTAATAACCCCTTCAAGCATGAAAACAAATAGCTCCAGAACTAACACACCTTCCCCATCACCACTAAATCTCTCTTCAACCGGGTCTGTGCTCGTGAAGACAGAAGAGGACACTGAGGAAGGGGCACAGGCAGAACCCCTCGACCTATCACTACCAAAGCAACCCAGAGAGGAAATGGAACAGGCCACCAGTACCAGTGTTTATCAGAACAGTGTTTACTCCGTTCAGGAAGAACCCTTGAACCTAACTTGCACAAAGAAGGAGCAGCCGCAAAGTGACAGTATTAATACAAGCCCAAATCCTGTTTATGTTTGCCCACCAAGTGCCAATCCCATTAACATTGCTATACCCACAGTTACCACTCAGCTACCTGCGATTGTGGCCATTACCGACCAGGGCAGTGTCCCGTGTCTGAGGGCTCTGGGTACCAACCAACAGACTATACTAATTCCACAGGTTACTTACACATATTCCACTTTAGACACCAGTCCTGCAGTTCCAGAAGCCCAGCAGAAAACAGTGCAAGCGAATGGAAGCCAG GAGGAGAGGCAAGAGACGAGCTCCGAGGGCGTCTCAACCGTCGAAGATCAGAATGACTCAGACTCTACTCCTCCCAGGAAGAAGATGAGAAAAACAGAACATGGCATGTACGCCTGTGACCTGTGTGATAAAATATTCCAGAAGAGTAGCTCCCTTTTGAGACACAAGTATGAGCACACAG GTAAAAGGCCTCATGAGTGTGGAATCTGCAACAAGGCTTTCAAACACAAGCACCACTTGATAGAACACATGCGACTGCACTCAGGGGAGAAACCGTACCAGTGTGACAAGTGTGGCAAGCGCTTCTCTCACTCAGGCTCCTACTCGCAGCATATGAACCACCGCTACTCTTACTGCAAGAGAGAGGCCGAGGAGCGCGAGGGCCTGGAGCTCaacgaggaagaggaggagggggaggggcccGGAGCTGCGGGGGAGATCCTCCCCGGAGAGCAGCTGTCAGGCAGTCGGGctgcctcccctccctccctcctggaCTCAGACGACAGAGAAAGCAGCACACgcggggaggaggaagaggaggaggaggaggagacggaggaagaggaggaggaggagacagagACGAAGGAGGAGACAGAGACGAAGGAGGACATAGAGATGAAGGAGGAAGGCGAAGATATGCAAGTAGGAGAAAAGGAACATGGAGATTCAGGGGAGCATCAGGAAGAGAAAGGGGAGGAAATGGAGACAGAAGAGGGGGCAGGTGAAAAGGAAATGGGCACATATGAAAATCCAAGTGAGATTCCAGGGGTCAACAGGGAGGATTCAGAAGAACATGAGGAAGAAAACGGGGAGGAAATGGAGACAGAAGAGGGGGCAGGTGAAAAGGAAATGGGCACAGATGAAAAACCAAGTGAGATTCCGCAGGTTAACAGGGAGGATTCAGAAGAGGAAAAAACGCCAGAAAAAATCGACGATGacaacaataaaatatga